Within the Eucalyptus grandis isolate ANBG69807.140 chromosome 1, ASM1654582v1, whole genome shotgun sequence genome, the region TACTTTCTCATTCTTCTATATTATCGAGAGATTGTGTTCCTTTTAGGCCTGTCTACTTGCTATGGTTTAGATCATTGTCTCAGGAATTGAGCTGTCTAGTGCAGGACCTAGTGGCCTTTCCTGCATGAATTTGGCATCCATTTCCAAGTTCTTTTGCCGTAATCTTGTCCTTGGAGTTTGGCTTCTGGTACTCTTGTTAATTGTCATGCCATTGTAGTTTCCTTCAGCACAAGGAGTGAACGTTTCCTTTCAGAAGAAGTGTAGGATGACACTTCGTATTTACGCTCTATTCAAGTAATCTTTTTCGTCGCCTAAGTCACTTATAACGAACACGAGCGGAATGTTCGGTTGCAATAGGTTTTGGTTGTGGAGCACTAAAGGAACAAATATGTCGCAAAAATATCTATCTAGAGGCCAAATCTAGGATTTCATTTACTATATAGCTTGTAATCTTTCAGCAACGAGCATGTGAAATTTTTGCTCTAGGATGTATCTGTAGCAACGAATGTTTTGTTCTGTCTTTTGTCGTCTGTGGATCGCTTTTCTTGGGTTGGTAAACCAGAGCAAAGTGCAGTAAAAAGGGTTGTGATAGGTGAACTGAAAtaaccaaaattgaaaaatgaaattacgaAAATAGGAGAGCAATATTAGATCTCACTGAAAAGattaatagagagagagaggaaaacaattttctttgtttgatgTTCAGACCGCTTTTACAACGTTCGCTCCAATGTTAATGCGATTTGGCTGTTGGATCAGAAGTCGAATATTCTAACAGCAGTTCAAGTTGCAATGGACTATGGGAGTGAACCTCATCTATGTGCTATGAAAATGACTGGCAACTTTATTGGACTAATCGTTTCTCATATCATATTACctagcaatttttttctaatgaaaTTATTAGCTAATAATAGGGTGAAGACTATTTGAGCCGTTTATAACTCAAAACTCTCGTATGAAATCACCAATTACTTACCGATTTTTTCTCTAATATAATTACCAACTAATTTTAGATTGCTAAATTTTTCAAGCGGCGCCATTTTACCAACTCTAATAAGTTTCCCCCTTGACACGATGTCTGTCCTATTCAAGACGAGGATCAACGTCGTCCCGATGGTTCTTCAACCATCATCTTTAGGTCGTCGATGACACGAGCTTTCGAAACGGCTTTTCTATCAATGGAAGCGCTCAGGTTCGGCCGCCCTTGTTCCGAACATCATGGGAAAATACAAAGAAGCTGGTTAGTGAGGATGCTTCCCTCATGCATTTCGTCACAAGAAAGAGGATTACATGCCTTGAAAATGTTCGATATCAACAAGGTTTCCTTGATTCAACTTCCTCAATATGATTTACTAATCTCTGGATACTCCATAACCAAAAACAAGATGGGAGCCAAATCCAAGGTGGGGGGATTCATTACACTGGAGATTGATTTACAAGCTAAAAGCCCTTCTGTCCTGGCGATCTTCTTCAAGCCACGCTGAATGAGCTCGCGGCGCTCTCGACGAACTTCCTGGCTCCCTTGAACCATCTCTTGTCCCCGCCTGAGCCTTGCAGATGTATAGCTTCCCGTCTTTGATGGAGGCGGTGATCAGCTGgtgcttccctccctcatccCCGTCGGCGGTCCTCGTCAACACCGACACAAAGTAGTATTTCTTCCCGCCGATCTCGGGGGTCGACGACTCCAAGATGTTGGCTGTTGCCACGGCATCGCTCTCGAAACCGCCCTGCACACCAAATCTTTCTTAGGTTTGCAATGAGAAAAAGATGTCATTCTTAATTATGTCATAAGAATTTGGCCAATGTCTTAACTATCAGTGATATATCCGCTCCATCATCTCCTATGGAGCTTCAAATTCCAGAGAACTTGCAATTCGGATGATCCATAGGACTTGTTTCTAAGGCTTGAACATTAATTGAAATGGTAACGCGGGTTTAAAGACTACCTCAGAGTCAGTCTTGCCAAAGTAAGCCTGCTTGCCCAGCAAATAGTTGACCTGCAAAGAGATGAGAGGCGTTGTTATCAGCTCATCGTGTTCTCGGCTAAAACATTTCGCATTTCGCTTGACTCTAGAGAGGGAAAGTTTGGGGCTTTACTTCGGCAAGGAAGTTTTCGGGAGAGCCGAAGTCGGTGATGGCTTTCTTGTCGGTCGGGGTGACCATGACGGAGACATTGCTGGTGGTGTCGAAGTTGTCCTCATACCGGAGGACCTGGCCGGGGTACTCCACCTCTTTGCTCGGGTTCCACTTGGCCGGGATCAACAGCGTGAACCCGTTCCCGTTGTACGGCAAGAAGTCGGTGTTGGTCTTCGGCTTCCCAAACACGTTGGCTGCAATAGTTTCGCATCCAGAGATTCGAATCAGGATCTCGCGAACGCCAATGCGCTATTCCAAACTCAAAAACACTACTGGTTTGCTAACGCCGCAGGCAAGTTTGCGCGGGGTAGCTTGCATGATTCTTTTCATTTAAATGAGCTTGTGCTAAGACTCCGACAGTTCAAACTTTCGATCCTACTCGACTTCGAATGTTATCCGAGCTTCGAGGGCTCTCGAGTTGAACTCCTCCCGACGCGTAGCACCTCCGAACACTCCTCTTATCCACTCATGTAAACTATACAACTTCAGCTTTCATCATCTTGATCAGTGCCGATTTCTAATAGCTCGACCACGTAGTAAAAGATCAGGCCCTCAGTTCGAAACTAACCTATCGGAAAACAGTCCTAGCCTCGAGCGTGTACATAGATCATCCCTCGAACAACAAGCAGCTACTCTTAAATATGAAATCTCGTGAAGAACGGATGCACCAAGCAATGACAATCTAGCAGACACaatgagaaaacaaagaagcaaaGGGGAAACTGCAGCGTACCAGCTTCGCCGTAGGCGGCATCGGCAGGGGACACCTTGGACCCGACGGCCGCGGCGCCGATGAGCACCGTGAGGGCGAGGCGGCGCGACACTTCGGCGGCGCCGCTCTCTTCCTCGCCGGCAGCCTGCTTCTGGGCCCGGCAGGCCACCTGGGCGGGCTTGAAACTCGGGGCGGAGCGCTGCGACGGGGTCCTGGCCGGAGTGGTGAGCTTGTTGTGGTGGAAGAAGCACGTTGTCGACGCCATTTTCCCTTCCTCTTGCGATCTCTCTCTAGCTCACGACTGACGCTTCAGGTTCTTTGTTATGATCGATTATGAAAGACGTGCAAAGACAAATGGGGGATGAATATGTGAAGGGAATTGGTCGAGCTCGGATACTGGATGTGGGAAACGGATGACGAGCGGATTTCATTTTCGATGTGGGATAAGGCTTTGGTGGTTCTCATTGGTGCCACGTCACGTTACGTGGCTCCCGCGATTGCCACGTCATCCACGTGGAGACATGGTATAAGCGAGAAACAAAAGACCGGGTCGAAAGCACGTGCGACACGTGCGGGAGGCCCAATTGGTGAAATTGGGCTCGTTTTCAAATAGCCCACTTATTTTAAGATaacccttcttctttttttcttcctctcttttgatCAACTACTTTcccaaatatttaaaaattagattaaaaaataaaaaggatttgttttgaaatgaGATTTGGTATCTTGATCAAATTCGGCCCTCCTGatttcttccatctcttcaatCCGGTGGAGGGTGGATGATCTACAGCGATATTTAAGAAGATTATTTATCTAGAGTTGATCTCGATAGGATTAAAGCATGTAATAATAAATATCGTGCTTTTCATGagtcaaaatttcaatatttgtcaATAAGTTAggatgcgtttgataacgtttctattatgggaaataatttttttttccataaacatttttatttttattttttgttcatgagaataatttttgaacatttaaacgcgtttgataattgcacaatttttttattctcgggaagAGATATGCGTTTAGTAAAACcccatatatttttataattttattacatttgtctttttcttctcctccctccAATTGGTTGCTAGCTGGCAATTGGTCAGAGAAGGGCTGGCAAGGTTTGCCTTAGGGAGGCTCATCGGCCATCGGCGCGGttgagccttgccatggctaggtgagTCTCGGCCTCACCCTCACCTAGTCTCAATGAGGCTTGGGGGGGCCTCGTCGATGGCTAGCGAGGCTcacggtggctaggcgaggtcaagccttgccgaGCCACAATGAGGCTCGGGggagcctcactagtggctggCGAGCTCAAGGCGACCTTGTCAATGGTCGGCGAGGCTCTGGCGAGGTCGGCGAGCCTTGTCGGCGATTCTTGGCCAGTCTTGAGGTTAGTGATTAGCTAggggaagaagggaggaagagaaaagaaaaaaaaaaggaaaaaaaaaactgattctTGATTCTTGTTTCTTAAGTTATTCTCCAGAACAACAAgcaactttttattatttattgtttttgttctctgaacaaaaaatttaccaaacgtattttggtttatttatattcccgaaacaaaagaacagaaacacttaTTCCCAATAATATTACCAAACATACCATTAGTAACTCGAATACCATCTTAAAGTTCAATGAATATAATTTCCCTTTGTTGGAGGAAAGTGACGTCCATCAT harbors:
- the LOC104442364 gene encoding LOW QUALITY PROTEIN: oxygen-evolving enhancer protein 2, chloroplastic (The sequence of the model RefSeq protein was modified relative to this genomic sequence to represent the inferred CDS: inserted 1 base in 1 codon) — its product is MASTTCFFHHNKLTTPARTPSQRSAPSFKPAQVACRAQKQAAGEEESGAAEVSRRLALTVLIGAAAVGSKVSPADAAYGEAANVFGKPKTNTDFLPYNGNGFTLLIPAKWNPSKEVEYPGQVLRYEDNFDTTSNVSVMVTPTDKKAITDFGSPENFLAEVNYLLGKQAYFGKTDSEGGFESDAVATANILESSTPEIGGKKYYFVSVLTRTADGDEGGKHQLITASIKDGKLYICKAQXGDKRWFKGARKFVESAASSFSVA